The Paraburkholderia azotifigens nucleotide sequence TCACCGACCCGGGTCACGGCCACGTCGGCAACTGTGCATCGGCAGCAACATTCAAGGCGCTAATTGCCTTCAACCGGCCCCTTTCGCATCTCGATCCCAAAGACGTCACAAACCTCGAAAAGGCCGTGTCGAATGTGCGGGGCCGGCGCGGAAACAACGACGCTTGACCTGCAAGTGCCCTTTGGGGAGGTGCTCGCGCGGGCGCTCATGGTGCCCTTCGTCCACAACGATGAGCTCGAAGTAGGGCGTGTTTCCAGATGGCTATCGGATAGCTGTTTGGTACCAAACAGGTGCCGGGAGTTAATGATGACGAGGGGATGAACCGATTTATCCGCCCTTGGCGGTGCACGAGACTGCTGACGGCATACGCGCTGATGCCGACTGCGTTTGAAGCCACCCTATCTCTTTGGGCGAGCCCGCGCGGCGGGCGCTTCAGGACCGGTAGCGGTTTACGCTGGAACCGCAGAAAATTCCGTCATTTCAATTCCAACCCTCCCCGATGGAGATTGGCTCTGCGAGTGATATTTTCAGATTGTCGCGCTCAGGCGCGCCCTGAACCTCGCCCGTCAGGCGGGCGCCATTGATCATCATGTTCATCATGAAGCTGAGCATGTTGTGGGCCACGCACTCGTGCAGCCGGAATTCTGCCCGCTCACCACTGGCAAGGTCGACGTCATAGACGAGAAACTCGCCTTTATCGGACAGCGAACTGTGAAGCACGTCGGTCCGGCGGGTGATCCGCCTGCCTCGCCGTCTCTGAACTTCGGCTGCATGTTCACATCGTGTGTATGGGTGCGATGCGGCAGGGCCTGCGCTTCTTCGGGATGTAGTGCAGGTATACGTAAAGTTGGTATGACGGCCGTGCCGGTAGTACGACTCCAGCCCTTCGATCAGTCGGTCCGTCTGCGCTGGTCGAGATGCACGAGCTGTTCGGGGCCGCCATAGCGCCGGAACTTCACGCAGGTGCCGACGGCCATGGCCTGCATCATAGGAGCGTCGCAGTGAACGACGCGACGTCATCGCGTTGCAGGAACGGGGTCGGCTGGGTCGCACGGTCGATTTCTCCTGATTGGTGCCAGTGCCGGCACGCCCGGCCCGTCTGCCGGTCCGTACGTACACGGAGGCAGCAGGGACCGGACAACCGGTTGCGCGCGGTGCGCACTCGTCCTTGGCGTCGACGAAGCGGCGCCCACGCGGCGAATTAACGGTATTACTGTCGCAACGCAACGTCGAAAATTTAATACGTTCTTCGCCTGTGGCCCGTACGAGATCGTCGAGTATCGGAATCGCCTGATGGTCAATTCCGAACAGGCTTGAGTATTTCCGCCTTTGTCCTACCTTTGCCCTGTCGAAAGACGATCCGCGCTATCCGTGGACCGTCTCTCGACGCTCCCGGATGGCCTCTTTTTCATAACCTTGAAGGAGGTTCATCATGCTGACCGAAGCTACCCGTACCACCGCTGTGCTGTTTCCGTGGACGAGGACCACGCCCGCGAGAATGGCCCGACATTTACCGGGTCGATCAAGCTCGAAGGAGTGTCCGTTCCGTTGTCGGCCTTCCTGAAGGACGCAAAAAACGGAACGGATACGCGGTATCTCGATCTCTCGATCGGCGCGAAGGGGCAAGTCCATTATTCAGGGCGACTTTTTCGCAACGAGAAGAAGGGCACCAAGTCACCAGATTACACTGGTTACCTGGTTGTCCTGCCGATGAGCCCCGACGTGAAGAACGAGCACTCGGATAAGGAATGGGAAGCTGCACCGCGTCTGACCGTCTTTGGCCGGCGCACGCGCAATGCAGATAATTCAGTCCGCATCGCGCTGGATGTGTTACCGCAGCGCTCGAATGAGACTGTCAGCGACGAGGAAGTCGGGTTCTAGGGAGCAGGCTCTATAGCCGCCGCAGCAAGGCAAAAAAGGAGAGAAGGTCAACTTCTCTCCCTTTTTTGTCGGCTTCGATTTACCAGGATTACTGAGAAATACAAGCTGACAATGCAGTTAGCTGTCAATGCAGGTAGGTGCAAGGCATGCACATGTGTGTAAACGTACAGTGGTCATTCAACCGTGCCGAACTGACTGATGATCTCGTCCACGCTGCTTGCGTTCTGCTGCGAGCCCGGCATTGATCAAGAAACTGCCGGCGTGCATCGCTTGTCGGCCAAGGTCAAGGTGACCGTGATGGTAGCGCTTGATCGAAAAGAAATCCTTGATAGCCTGGTTGCAGTCATCGCCGCCTGACTGGCCCTGGACTTTGCCGGCCATGCAGATGAGGCTTTCACAGGACGATGCCGATGCAACGGTCGTGGCGGACAGACCAAGCAGAAGCGCGAGAACGGATGAGAGGGCTTTCTTCATGGTGCGCTATCTCCACAGAGGGGGATGGTCAGACGCAAGGCGTTCGAGCCGATACAGTGCTTCACGCAGGCCTAACAGTGCAATCGCCGCGCACGTCGCGATGACCGCATTCCGGGGTGGGGCCAGTGATGGAAGTACTCGACGCCGAGCGCGACGAGTGCAACCAGGACAGCACACGTCAATGCGAAACGAATATAGCGGCCGAAAAAACGAAGACCTCCCGCGATAAACAACCACGCGGTATCAAGCAACAGGCGACCAATTAAACGGACCGCGCCGGTGCAAACCGGGCGACGCGTTCGCGCACCACTGCGAATCGTCGCATGCGGCGTACACGCTTACCCGTTTCAATTGGAATGACCTGTCCCATGTCCTCAGATCCTTTCGTTTTCACTTCAAATTCCTCCAGCGACCGGCCGGCGTCCAGATACGCCATGAGCCAGCTTGGCCGCCGACCAAAACCGGACCACGTATTGCGCGGGTTCGCTGGATCACGATAGGTCGGTCTCGTGATCGGTGTCGCGTTCGGGATGGCGAATTCTTCGAGCTTCCGGTCACGGTCGAGATACGCGACGAGCCACGCAGGGCGTTGGCCCCAACCCGACCAGGTGTTAAGGGGGTTCGCTGGATCGCGATAACGCGCTTCGCCTCCTGGGGCCGTCTTCGATGGAAAAGGTACGAACTCGATCACGGTTCCATCCTGCCTGTTGACAAGACGCCGGTTTGCATTTTTGTCCTTGCCTGTCACTGATCACGATCCCATAATATACTCTGTCCGTTTTATGCGTAAGAGGATGTGTGAATAAGTACGCCGCACTCACTCTCGTGCCAATCTTGACGCTTCCCCTTGCGGGGAGGCGCAGCCAACCTTGTCTCCGCAGATATTGACGTTGGCCCGCACGTGCGCGCCGGACGTGCACCCCCTTACGGTCGCGTACCTCGTCAGCGCCGAGTCGCATAACAACCCGTTCGCTATCAACGTAAATGGCGGGCACAGCCTGGAACGTCAGCCCACCACCGAGCAGGAGGCCCGCGATGCGATCGCCAGGCTCGATGCGCGCGGTTGGAATTATGACGTTGGCTATGCACAGATCAACTCGGCCAATTTTCGCAGGCTTGGTGTCACCGGTGCACAAGTGCTTGACGCCTGCACGAATCTGCGTGCGGGCGCACAGGTTCTCGGCGACTGCTACTCGCGCGCTGTCCAGCAGGTAGGGGCGGGGCAGGCGGCCTTGCAGCGGGCGCTGTCCTGCTACAACACAGGCAACCAGCAGAAGGGCTTTGCAAACGGCTACGTGAAGCGTGTCGTCGCACAGGTCAAGCTGAAAATCCCGGCCTTGCTCGATGGTCCAATCGACCCGAACGTCTCGAGCAATTCGAGCGCAAGCAACGCCGCCGCCGCCGCCGGACATGTGCCATCCGCGGCGCAACTCTCCCAGCAGCAGAACCCGCCCCCGTCCAACGTGCGTACGCAGCTCGGCGAGTCCGGTGCGGCAGGTCAGATCGAAGCGGGCGCATTCGCCCACCCCGAAATTGGCGCGTACCTACGCCGGACCTCAACGAAGGAAAGAGACCAATGAAACAGAAAGTCGTTTATCTCGCGATGCAAAGCCAGCTCGAAAGCATCCTGCGTGACTGGCGGGTTGTGTGTGTCGCGATCCACCGGATCGAAAAACGCGAGTGGATACCGCTTCTCGACATCGAGAACGACGCCGGCCAGGCGTACACGTGCGCGATCCGGGTGAAGAAGGACATCGAGCCCAGGACATGGTCCGACCTGCGCGCCCTGGTCGACTGGATCGACACAAAGGTAGGCGTCAAGGAGTGCCGGTTGTCCTTGTCCGATTTCGAATGGGAATCCGAGACCTTAGCCGTGGAGTGAACCAGAGATGAAAAAGCACATGCAAGTTGCACAACTCGCCGCTGGCACCCTTGCATTGGTCGCAGCGAGTCAGGCCTTGGCTGTTGACACCGGAGCGTCGTCACTGAACTCGATGCACTCATGGGTGATGCTCTGGATTCCCGCCGCGTGCATTCTGGGCATCGTCGCGATCGGCGCCGGCATCTTCTTCCACCTGATCAAGTTCCATCAGATAGTCAACCCGGTTCTGGGCCTGATCATCATCGGCTCCGCATCGGCGATCGTGGGTTTCTTCGGCCTCGTCTGATGGCCAGGAAATTTCCACTCTTCAAGGGGGCGACGCGCGTCGCGACATGGCTGCTGATCCCTCGCAACGTGTTCGTCCTGACCTTCATGTTTTCGGCGTCCCTGTTCATGGTGATCCACCTCTGGGCGCTGCTCGTGTTCAGCGGCATGTGGCTCATCGAATGGAGCATCACGAAATACGACGACCGCATGTTCCGCATCATCGGTCTGTGGCTGAAAACGAAGGTCCGCAACATGTACGAATCCGCCTTCACGCGGCTGTGGGGCGGGTCCAGTTATTCGCCGGTCGATTACGCCGCACCGTCGATTAACGACATTCGAGGCGAGGAATAGCATGGCCGTCGCTATCCGGAATATCAGCAAGACCAAGACTTTCGCGAAGGAGCCTTCCTTCGTGAAGAACATACCCTATTCGCAGCACCTCACCGACACCATCATCAGCACGATTAGCGCCGAATATCTGATCGTCTTCCGCGTCCCGGGTCGTACGCACCAGAGCGCCCATGATGAAACGCTCAGGTCATGGGTGCTGGACCTGAACCACGTGGCGAAGCAGATCGGTAACGAACACGTGAAGTTCTGGACGCATCTGCATCATCACGAAACCGACAGCTATCCGGCCGGGAACTTCAGGACGCGCTTTGCACGCGAACTGGACGCGAAACTTCAGAAGCGCTTCGAACAGACGCCGCTGATGACGAATGACCTGTATCTGACGGTCGTCTACAACCCGGTCGGTGACCTGACACAAAAATTCCTCGCCCGCTTCGACCGGCCCTCGCGCGAGCAGCTGCACGAGCGGCAAAAGCAGGCAATCGCGGCGCTCGAAGATATCACCACGCAGCTTGCCGGCGCGATGCGTTCGTATGGCATTGAACCGCTCGGCCTCTACTACCGCGACAAGGAAGGCATTCTCATCGAAGAACAGGACGACGCCACCGATGCGGCCGATGAGCTGGACGACGATATCGAAGGCGACCTTCTCGCAAACCTGCCAGCCGCCGATGACGGCGCGACACCTCACCCGGCACCACCGGCGCAGCGCCATGTGTTCTCTCGCGCGCTGGAATGGCTTGGGTTCCTCGCGAACGGCGAATGGTCGCCGGTGCCGGTGTGCCGGGGCCGCATCCGGGATTACCTGATGACGAACCGCCCCGTCAGTTCGCTGTTTGGCGACGTGATCCAGATCCGTACCATCGACCGCAATCTGTTCACAGCCGCCGTCGAAATCCGCGAGTACGAGGAAGAGACCGAGCCGGGCCAGCTTAACCTGCTGATGGAAGCCCCGTTCGAATTCGTTCTCACACAGGTGTTTTTCTGCATGTCAAAAGCGGCCGGCCGCATCTTTCTGCGCAACCAGCAACTGTCTCTGATCGAAACGGGCGATCCGAGCCATTCGCAGATCAGCCAGATTACGGATGCGCGCGATGACCTCGTTTCCGGGCGGTTCGTGATGGGCTTTCACTATGGAATCCTGCACGTGGTCGGGGAGACGGCCGAAAAGGCACAGACACTCGCACGCCAGGCCAAGGTCATGCTGAGCCAGTGCGGTGTCGTAGCGGGCGCGGTTGGCATGGCATCGGAAGCCGCGTATTACACCCGCCTGCCTGGCAATTCGGCGTTCGTGCCGCGCCCGGTACCCGT carries:
- a CDS encoding conjugal transfer protein, which codes for MKKALSSVLALLLGLSATTVASASSCESLICMAGKVQGQSGGDDCNQAIKDFFSIKRYHHGHLDLGRQAMHAGSFLINAGLAAERKQRGRDHQSVRHG
- a CDS encoding H-NS family nucleoid-associated regulatory protein, which produces MIEFVPFPSKTAPGGEARYRDPANPLNTWSGWGQRPAWLVAYLDRDRKLEEFAIPNATPITRPTYRDPANPRNTWSGFGRRPSWLMAYLDAGRSLEEFEVKTKGSEDMGQVIPIETGKRVRRMRRFAVVRERVARFAPARSV
- a CDS encoding lytic transglycosylase domain-containing protein; the protein is MSPQILTLARTCAPDVHPLTVAYLVSAESHNNPFAINVNGGHSLERQPTTEQEARDAIARLDARGWNYDVGYAQINSANFRRLGVTGAQVLDACTNLRAGAQVLGDCYSRAVQQVGAGQAALQRALSCYNTGNQQKGFANGYVKRVVAQVKLKIPALLDGPIDPNVSSNSSASNAAAAAGHVPSAAQLSQQQNPPPSNVRTQLGESGAAGQIEAGAFAHPEIGAYLRRTSTKERDQ
- the korA gene encoding KorA family transcriptional regulator; this translates as MKQKVVYLAMQSQLESILRDWRVVCVAIHRIEKREWIPLLDIENDAGQAYTCAIRVKKDIEPRTWSDLRALVDWIDTKVGVKECRLSLSDFEWESETLAVE
- a CDS encoding TrbC/VirB2 family protein; protein product: MKKHMQVAQLAAGTLALVAASQALAVDTGASSLNSMHSWVMLWIPAACILGIVAIGAGIFFHLIKFHQIVNPVLGLIIIGSASAIVGFFGLV
- a CDS encoding type IV secretion system protein VirB3; protein product: MARKFPLFKGATRVATWLLIPRNVFVLTFMFSASLFMVIHLWALLVFSGMWLIEWSITKYDDRMFRIIGLWLKTKVRNMYESAFTRLWGGSSYSPVDYAAPSINDIRGEE